DNA from bacterium:
ATTTGTGTTCCGGAACACAAGGCGCAGTTTAATTAAAGCTCTTACTGCGGGGGCGTATTTTTAGTACTTTAGTTGGAGGATGAAAAATGAAAGAGTTATCGATTGAAGAAATGGAGCAAATTTCAGGCGGCGAAACCAATATCAATTGGGATGGAGTAGCGTGTGTTGGATTTGGTGTTGGTTTGAGCGCTGCGGCAGGTGCAGTTGCTGGACCTTGGGGTGCAGCCCTTATGGGCTTTGCATATGGCTCCCTAGCTTATTGCCCTCCAGTTACTTATGACAATACCAGATGTGCTACAATCGGCGGTTATTGTTAAGATACATTCAATTCCATGTGACTAGGGAAGGCAAAATTGGCTTGCCCTAGCCATTATATATGATCTATGAATTTTT
Protein-coding regions in this window:
- a CDS encoding bacteriocin produces the protein MKELSIEEMEQISGGETNINWDGVACVGFGVGLSAAAGAVAGPWGAALMGFAYGSLAYCPPVTYDNTRCATIGGYC